A window of Miscanthus floridulus cultivar M001 chromosome 12, ASM1932011v1, whole genome shotgun sequence genomic DNA:
AAAATGTTTCATGAGGTGAATCAGAAACACCTTGTGAAACTGTTGGCTGGTATGCTAGATTCTGATAGCACACACGTAGGGctagacgaaaaactcgaagctcgccAGCTCGCTCGACTcgtggccagctcggctcggctcgttacaaTTTTCTAACAAGTCAAGCTCAgcttttagctcgttagctataataacgagccagctcgcgagctaaTGGCGGTTTATTGGATATTTGTTTATTTGTAGACTTAAATTTGGTAACTACAAGGAACCTGATCTGTTGGACGATAAAACTTTATATTAACCACACATCATCACTTCATCGGCACATACAGATCATGAGTTATGTCTAAATTAATTCCTATAGATTATCATGCTTCACCTTGCTTATGGGTGAAAATATCCCAATTGCTTAAGCCTTTATTACCCTCCAAATATCCACCTTCAATCTGGACAGTCAGATAACAGTACTAATAAAAGTTAAGGAATATCTAGCTAGGGATCCCAATATGAAGAAAGCAAGAATAGACAAGGATGAAATTGGTGATATTTTCATTAGTTAAATAGAGGCATCCATCCCTTTAGACGGTTTTGATTAGGATAGGTTTCCTGTTGTCCTTTCAGGGTCTTGTCCTATATGGCTATATAGAACACATTTTTTGGCGATTATATACAACACATATCCTGCTTGGGACAAATTTTTATTCCATTTGGGTCCATCATGGTATCATGAGTTCAGCCCAATGACCTTCCTTCCACTAGCCTAGTGCCTCCAACTAATTGGGGCTAAACAACTATTTACTATGAGCTCATTTAAATAGTTTCTACCACATATATCATTTTTTAGCCTTTTGATGTTTCAGGTGCAATAATGATATATGTAGTAGAAACTAGTGAGACTCACATGTATTTAGCGTTTTCTTAAAATAAATGTTGAATGTGTCCACAGTCATCTGGATTAATGATCCACAGTTACTTCAGATTAATGTAGTaatgttcttttttcccctcagCCCAAACAATCACTAAATCTAATACTGAGGCAAAATTAACAAGATAGCAAAAATAAAATTCAGAGTCTAAGATACATCAAATGTGGGCCCCACCCAATGGAGAACTTCTATAACCTACTCCCTCAGtcgaaaaagaatgcaattctagattCGAAATGTAAGTTTCACTAAGTTTTAGAAAGTAGTATCAACATTATGCCTTCAAATATATTAACTATGAAAATATACTTCATGACTAATCTAATTATATTTATTTGGTATAattaatgttagtattttttatatagatGTGGTCAAAATCAAAATTGTTTGACTTCTGGCAAACTGGAAATTACCCTTTTTATATAGATTAATTGTTAGTATTTTTTACGAAGAATTCCTCAATATGGTCATCCGACTTTCCTCTCTGATTTATAAAACTACAAACCTTGTCACATGCAACTATTAAAACCGTTTTTTAACCTCCACTAGTTTGGAAGGTAGTTTTTGTCACCGTGGTGTTGACTCAGCGAACCCACATAGACACGTGTCTCGGTTAGCCCAAGCCTACCAATCAAAGGGTGGATTTGGTAGGAATCCAGATTCTCGTAAAAACGTTTCGGATCTAGATTCTCTCAAAAATGTTTCATGAGGTGAATCAGTTTTGTATGGAAGATCGATTGATAAATCAGTGAACAAAACTGTATGTTGTTTACTACTAATATCTTTTTCTTTCCATCTGGCTCGTGAGCCAAACGAGCGAGCTCGAGGTAGTTATCAAGCCAAGCCGAGCTGGACTTTTGGCCCATTAGGATAACGAGTCGAGCGGAGCTAGTCGATATCTAGCCCTACACACACGGGAGGCAAGAGAAATGAAAAAGAGTCGATACAAAACCGTCCTCCGGCCGATTCAGAAAATCAAGCAGAATACGTGAAAGGTTTCTCGGCTGAAGCGTTTCGCTCGTAGCCCGTTTGGCGCCGTTCCAAGGGATTCTCGGAACTGATTCCATCAACCAAACGGCCCCAAAATAACATCCACCCTGGTCAAAATGCCTAGCCTGGCTCCATTCGTTCCACACCCAAAATGCTCTTGGCAGCGCACGGCAGCGGCGACGAAGGCGCACGACGCCGCTGGCGGTGCACGGCTGCTGCGGCAGCGGTGTTGTACTGCGGCTTCAGCGCACGGGAGCTAGCTCGCGGAGGAAGCTGAGGGCAGAGGATACGGGCTGCTGTAGATCACGTTGCTTCGGCGCACATGAGACAGCTACGAGGTTAGTAATTTCATTGAGCATCTTCAAAAGTACCttattttttcttccaaaaaacAAAACATGATGTTTTCTAACATTTAAAAAAATATTGAGAGGAATAAAGAATATCATCTCCAGGAATTTCCAATAAACacttcaaaaaataaaaatttggtcccacaagtttttttttttttttgcggcaGTTTTTTTTTCACGCGACACCGCCTGACCGGTCACGCGAAACCcttcgccgccgtcttcttccatGCTCGTGCCGATCCCTTGCAGGTCCCAGGCGGCGGCAGCCAGCATCCCGGCGACCCACGTGATGATCAATCAAAACATGAAAGTACCTAGTACAACACTGTAAATCTGTAATAGCGTCATCTACCTACAAATCTACAATCATCAAGATTCAGGCACCTCGCGTCAGGTGAAAGCAACACAAAGAAACAGAGGCACCAGTACGGCCGCCACCGCGGCTGCCAGTGCTGGCGCCCCTGACCCGACGAGCTGCACGCTGAAGTTGCACGCGCCCTGCGACGCGTCCTCGTGGACGACGACAGCGATCCCTTGGAAGTCGCACGCCGACTCCACCTGCCCATGCACCTGGTAGCAGGCGTTGAACGCGTACGATGCGTTCCCGCACGCGTCCAGTGCGCCGCAGCTGCAGCCGTAGCCCAGCGCCGTGCAGTCGGCGCAGGAGCACGCGTACCCGACGTTGTCCGCGAGCCGGCCGCCGGCCCTGACGTCCCCAGCGCTGATGGGGTTCAGCGTGCACCACCGCCGGGGCTGGTACTCAACGCCCCTGGCCGGGACGGGCATCGCCGGCCGCCTGTTGCCGCGCAGGCGAGCGAGAACTTCGGCGCGAATGGACACCGGTAGCGGGAAATAGCAGCGGGCCGAGGAGAACGAGCAGAGAAGTGCCTATACGCGTGTACAGAAGTGCGCACAACTTTACGCATAGGGGCGAGGTTTTTTCAAGTGTTAGAAGATTGGGAGGTGAGTTTGAAAGTTGTTGGAAATAGATTTTCttcatttttctaaaaaaacctGAATTGGGAAGGATTATacggtactcttggagatgctctacctTATTAACGTCGTTGTAGATCTACATGTCTAGTTTAATCATAGGAGAGGGACATTAGTACTACATGTTAATGCAGCGAAAATGGTTTGTTTATTGTTTTCCACGTCATAACATGTTATTAATAGCTTTGGGTTTGATCATCATTTAAACATCAAGATTTACTGAAACAACGACTTTTGCGTATTGTTTATTCCTTTTCGATGTTTAACTCAGCATATTTTGAGTATGTTTTGTGGACTGATTAAATTTTTAGTTTTAGTTGACATAACTTATCTTCAGTAACGTTTACAATTAATCCACCAACAACTCAAGATAAGATATGTTGTGTTATGCAAAATGTAAGAGCCCGGCAGGAGGGGGCCCTAGGGAGGCAGTGGCTAGGGTTGGTGGGGATGAAGGCGTCGGGTAggagggaggaggcggcggcaggGAGAGAGGCAGGGGCactgggagagagggagagggaaagggGTAAGCCTGGTGCTATTACTTCTTGATCTCAATGATTATATTGTCTTTCTATTTATAGTCCTGAGTAGACTTGTATTCTAAGTAATCTAATGAGGGAAGCCCTTATAGATTTGGACTCCTCCTAATCTATCTAATCTCAACCGATCCTATTCCTATTCTCTTTCCTTTATTCAAGATCCTCCAGATATGGATAGTAGAGCAACGGGAGACCGCCCTTGCCGTGCGCGCCCTCCCCTAGGTGGCGCCGCTACCCCCCTTGGCGGCTGGGCCAAATGGGCCAACGGCCCCCATCAGACATATGACATCACTCCCCCCTTCTCCGATCAGCGTGTCCTCGCACTGAATCATTACCCAATCTTTGACGCCCTCGGGTGGTAGTCTAGTGCCCCAGGGTATCTCTGCAATTTGGACAGTGAGGTGCCCTAGAGTGTCGTTGAGTTAGTTGGTGCTGATGTGGTAATCGGAGAAGTGGAAGTAGTAGCGGCAGGAGCCGAAGTAGCAGAAGATGTAGTAGTTGTTGGTTCCCGAGCCTTCCATTAGTTCATGGGCGTAGCGTGCTGCATACATGGCGTCACCTGGAAGTGCTCCTGGGAAGTGTAGCGGTTGCCTGACCCATGGAGGTCATGGAAATGAGTGTACCTGGCCTGCATCAACTTGCCCATTATGTGCCTGCACAATGTTGTCGCCACGATGGTCGGTGGTGTCGTGTTGAAGTGTTGTAGCATGCCGAAGAGGAGGTCACCCATGTCGTAGTTAGCCGGGGATACTAGTGGGTGTCCTTCGGTATGTTGCCTGCTGATGTAGATATCCTCAATGGAGAGGAACTGTTGGCCATTGTTGTCGAAGAAGATGATTGTCGCTGATGGTAGTATGCGTTGTGGCCACACTTCGAGTAGTAGGATGCTCGAGGGGAAGGCTTGTGTTGTCGGTGTAGATGTCATTGTGTGGAGGCTGATGGCTAGGAGATGCGGAGATGTAGTTCCTAGCGACTCGAGCAGGTCCTGCAGCAGGGGTGAAGTCACCGAGATGTAGTAGCGGTTGTTGTAGCGGATGATGCCGTGTTGGAGCGACCAAGCTGGTGCTGCTACCTGGACTTCAATGGTGGCGGAGATGATCTGGAGTTCGCGCTCGTCCATGGCGTCAAGGCGGAGCTGTACGAGGATGTGATGGTTAGGTTCGCTATGGGCGGATGCTTTGGTGTTGTAGGCGGCTAGTGGAGGGAGTGCTACTGCTAGAGTGTTCTATGGTGCCAGGGCTATTATAGGAGGGGGAAGTGGTAGCTCCCCGTCCATCTTGTTGTTGAAGATGTTAGCATCTTATCATGGTGTGGATTCAGCGTCGATGTCGGGGGCAGTGTGCCCTGCGTCGGTGGTGGTAGGTGGGAGATGGTCTAGGATACGTGCGAGGTTGAAGGCCGTCTCCATCTCGCGTGGGTGGTGGCGTGTGACTGCCATCCGGTGTTCATATTGAAAGCCAGTGACAAAGAGGTTGACTTGATGAAGCTCACTGGTAATGCCGACGTGTAGAGCCTAggcaatgaagttgttgatgtAGTCGTTCACGGTGCCGATATGCTGGGGTGGTGCGAGGTCACCAATGGTGTCCCGGTCGATGGGCGGGCCAAAGTCGCGGATGAGGCTCTAGGAGAATAGTGCCCACTTGGTCATAGGTGCATCCTTTGTTGTGTGCATGAACCATCGGTGTGCTGCACCTGTCAAATGAAAAGTCGCGTACCATATTTGTTGAGTCTCTGGTAAACGGTACAACTTGGAGAGCTGTTGCATCTGCGAAAGCCATGGTCTTGGGTCCATCAAGCCATCATACATAGGGGTTGTGAGCCAAGCCCTGACAGGTTGGTgttgttgtggtggtggtggcattCTTGACGGGGTCGGAGGCAGTGGTGCTCTAGGCGCATGAACCCTTTTTGCCGGCGGCCAGGTGGTCGGCTGCTACTATGGTATTAGTGCCGCCTTGGTCTACTGGGCGGCCCCTAGGCTAGCTAGGGGTTGGCTAGGCATGTAGACACTCGCAATTGATGCCGAGCTGCTGGTGGAGTCATTGCCAGTGGCATTCCCATCGTAGACTCCTGCTAGTTATTGCCCAACGCTTGCTGGACAGCCGGGAGTTGGTACTGAGTTGCCGGTGGTGTTGTGGTTGTTGGTGTTCCCGGTGCAGGTTCCTACTGGTGGTCGTCCTGGAGGACTGGGGTCGGTGAGGATGTTGTTCTCTGGAGCATTGGAGGGCTAGGGTTCGTCTATCTTGCGCTTGAGGTATGATTTGCCGGCGGCAATCATGGCTCTCTGGGTTTCTACTGCAAGGTCGTCGACGGCAGCTTCCCGGTCAAATCTGGCTTGGATGCTGGTGATGGTAGCGTCGCCATGGATGCGCGCCTTCTCGATAGCATGCAGACATTTGTCGAGGTTGACGAGTTAGCGATGCATCTCCTCGATGTTCTTGCAGAGGTCAACGACAAGGTTCTTGATCAGCTGCTGCATGGTGGAGGTGGCGGATTCTATGAATCGTCTGGTCTCTAGATACTAGTGTAAGAGCCCGACAGTAGGGGGCTCTATAGGGAGGCGGCAGCTAGGGTTGGTGGGGGGGTGAAGGCGTCGGGCAggagggaggaggcggcggcaggGAGAGAGGCAGGGAGCgctggaggagagggagagggaaagggTAAGCCTGAGGCTATTACTTTTTTTATCTCAATGATTACATTGCCTCTCTATTTATAGTCCTAAGTAGACTTGTATCCTAAGTAATCTAACGAGGGAAGTCCTTATAGATTTGGACTCCTCCCAATCTATCTAATCTCAACCGATCATATTCCTATTCTATTTCCTTTATTCAAGATCCTCCGGATATGGATAGTAGAGCAGCGGGAGACCGTCCTTGCCATGCACGTCCACCCCCTAGGTGGCGCTGCTGCTCCCCTTGGCGGCTGGGCCAGATGGGCCACCGGCCCCCATGAGACGTATGACACAAATCTGGTGGCTTAAAAAAATGATGAAACCCAAAGCTATTGAGTAACATGTTATGAGGTATTGAGGTGGCAAACTGTAAACAAACCATTCTCGCTGCACTAACAAGCACTAATTCCCCGCCTCTGAAGTCTGAATAAACTAGACACTTAGCATACTGAACCTAAATGAATCGATCTGCAGCAACGTTAGAATAAGGTAATGAAAGCACTAACCTCTTAGCTGGCTCATGTGCGCCAAATTAAAGCAACCTGATCTACAGCAACGCGGATCGATCCTCTGCCCCTCCCTCCGCCCCGATAAAGCTCCAAGAACTCGAATCGAATCTGCCCCACCAAATGGATGGACCTAGAACTAGAAGTGCTCAGATCTCGCGCCCGCATAGTCATGGGGATGCTAACATGGGCGCTGGCTTTGGCGCGTGTCTGTGAGCTCGATCGAGTGGGAGCACGACGTACGCCTCATCAAGGAGCTGGCGTCGGCAGTGCCCTTGGTCCCTGGTTCCAGCGCTCTGTAGGAGCATCTTTACGTGCAAACTGAAGAGAACCGATCGACACACTAGCAATGCTTTAATTTCTCTATTGTGTGAGGACCTCCGACCAAGAGTGAATGCTCTTCACGTTTTGAGGCAAATAGGTACGTAGGTGAGTGTGGGGCGTACCTGGTAAGCAGAGGTAGAGGTCCCAAACAGGAAGTCGGGAGGGAACTGGGTGCGATCAATAGCTGATCATGAAGCGAACGGTAAGAGCTCGTGAGCAAGAAAGAAGGCGAGCACAATTATCACGCCCGCCATTTCTCGCTCCTGGCTTAGCTGGTTGCTTTGCTACGCCACCAACAGGCAACAGTCTGTGCCCTCTTTATTTATACTAATCTCACGGGAACGCAGCGATTAGAGGCTTTGAAAGCTTGATATTTTTTTAGTTAGCATTCAGTTTTGAGATCTATGGTTCAAATAGGCTGTGAACACCTGAGGATGTTAGAGCCGTGTAGAATGCACACGTGGGAAGAGATTTTTTTTCGCTTAATTTCTTTCTGTTTACCTTGTGTCCTTCTCGATTATAATGTCATGGCGTCCAACGTC
This region includes:
- the LOC136497184 gene encoding glucan endo-1,3-beta-glucosidase 8-like, encoding MPVPARGVEYQPRRWCTLNPISAGDVRAGGRLADNVGYACSCADCTALGYGCSCGALDACGNASYAFNACYQVHGQVESACDFQGIAVVVHEDASQGACNFSVQLVGSGAPALAAAVAAVLVPLFLCVAFT